A window from Hoeflea sp. IMCC20628 encodes these proteins:
- a CDS encoding mitofilin family membrane protein, with product MNKGPTPRHSKSPKPVVIDLDATDVTPKDADLSSKPAASAASAPKPGPAKSTPVVSKTDDGKTSAKPDATVTADKLKTDSTAKPGGETKTAGAAAASATPDPKPKHPENKTSAAGQKPAAAGKRGGGLGMVVSGVIGAVIALGGGYALQSGGLLPVPGGNNDQVQALSSKVEALSTTVGSLATQVTDSTNAGETDISAQLSARLTGLETSVKELAEGSTDAADPAAVEALQTRLSAIETEIASLDQADGNAATAAADPAVAEAVSELQAAQSGLQASLADIQTVTETLSGKIATIEQGQAELSQQLGEPGRQIDLARAISAAGLKSAIDRGGSFMSELEAFASVVPDDPAVPELRDLAARGVPSRSKLIEGFPDAASKAIAAAEPVDPNSGLVDRLMSSALSVVKVRKVGDVEGDSAEAIAARAEARLLDGDLYAALAEWNTLPESSRLAASDYGNALAARARAEMLIAASMAPVGSPSPSETPAN from the coding sequence ATGAACAAAGGCCCTACCCCGCGACATTCCAAATCGCCCAAACCGGTCGTCATCGACCTCGACGCCACTGATGTGACGCCGAAGGATGCGGATCTGTCCTCAAAACCAGCTGCCAGCGCAGCATCTGCGCCGAAACCGGGACCTGCCAAGTCCACGCCGGTCGTTTCCAAGACAGATGATGGGAAAACATCAGCCAAGCCCGATGCGACTGTGACAGCGGACAAGCTGAAAACCGACAGCACGGCAAAACCGGGCGGCGAGACCAAAACCGCTGGCGCAGCCGCGGCTAGCGCAACGCCGGACCCAAAGCCAAAGCACCCCGAAAACAAAACGTCTGCAGCGGGCCAGAAGCCGGCTGCGGCAGGCAAACGTGGCGGCGGGCTCGGCATGGTCGTATCCGGCGTGATTGGCGCGGTGATCGCGCTGGGCGGCGGCTATGCCCTGCAATCGGGTGGTCTGCTGCCGGTGCCGGGAGGCAACAATGATCAGGTTCAGGCTCTGTCGTCGAAAGTCGAGGCCCTTTCCACAACTGTCGGAAGTCTCGCAACCCAGGTGACTGATTCGACCAACGCCGGTGAAACCGATATTTCGGCTCAGCTGTCAGCACGTCTCACCGGCCTGGAGACTTCCGTCAAGGAATTGGCGGAGGGCAGCACTGACGCTGCAGATCCTGCTGCAGTAGAAGCCCTGCAGACCCGGCTTTCAGCTATCGAAACCGAGATCGCGTCACTTGATCAGGCTGATGGAAACGCCGCCACCGCTGCTGCCGACCCCGCAGTTGCCGAAGCCGTCTCCGAATTGCAGGCCGCCCAAAGTGGGTTGCAGGCCTCGCTGGCCGATATTCAGACAGTCACGGAAACGTTGTCTGGCAAAATCGCGACCATCGAACAGGGTCAGGCAGAATTGTCGCAACAGCTTGGCGAGCCGGGTCGGCAGATCGATCTGGCCCGCGCCATCTCGGCGGCCGGGCTCAAATCGGCTATCGACCGCGGTGGATCGTTCATGTCCGAACTCGAGGCCTTTGCGTCCGTGGTTCCCGATGACCCGGCTGTGCCTGAACTCAGGGACCTTGCCGCCCGCGGCGTGCCGAGCCGTTCCAAGCTGATCGAAGGATTTCCCGATGCTGCCAGCAAGGCCATTGCTGCGGCGGAACCGGTGGATCCAAACAGCGGACTGGTCGACAGATTGATGTCGAGCGCCCTCTCGGTGGTCAAGGTGCGAAAGGTTGGTGACGTCGAGGGCGACAGCGCCGAAGCCATCGCAGCGCGGGCCGAGGCGCGGTTGCTGGATGGTGATCTTTATGCGGCTCTGGCCGAGTGGAACACTTTGCCTGAAAGTTCCCGCCTCGCTGCGTCCGACTATGGCAATGCACTGGCAGCCCGTGCCCGGGCCGAGATGCTGATTGCCGCGTCGATGGCGCCGGTTGGTTCGCCTTCTCCGTCCGAAACCCCGGCCAACTAG
- a CDS encoding heme biosynthesis protein HemY, with protein sequence MIRLLFFVALVLALGFGFAWLADRPGDLFIVWQDRRIEMSLMTAVTVVASLIAAIMISWWLIRAIILSPRTVSRYFRANKRDRGYQALSTGLLAAGAGDAAMARKMNKRTKGLLKADQEPLIHLLDVQAALIEGRHEEARKLFEAMAEDPETKLLGLRGLYLEAKRQGADEAAQHYAETAAEQAPQLPWAGSAALAYRTREGKWDEALRLLERQRHAGTVEASDADRTKAVLLTARGRENVDSDPASARDDALTALKLAPAFPPAAVVATKALLRQDNLRKAAKILEAAWKADPHPEIAEAYVRARMGDTSADRLKRAERLEKLRPMNPLSFEVVARAALEDHRFDLARDKAQAAARLQPSEGVYLLLADIEEAETGDQGRVRHWLSQAVRAPRDPAWTADGYVSESWEPVSPVTGKLDAFEWKVPVEQLAGPSLENEPQGQTFERAMASLPPVRGPGEFASVPTAVAMSSVKPAAAEPKAEAPVVMAKADEAAAIKPSPVIEPDAEPDSQPQTTPLVAANGSDGKEDEPDQRDEDNAVKTALPAADASPAPAPADAAAETDAPVAPTDPEEDARAKEAAFLTHRPDDPGIDVNAEPEKSGRFRLF encoded by the coding sequence ATGATTCGTTTATTGTTCTTTGTTGCGCTGGTTCTGGCCCTTGGCTTCGGCTTTGCTTGGCTCGCCGACCGTCCGGGTGACCTGTTTATTGTCTGGCAGGACCGCCGTATCGAAATGTCGTTGATGACGGCGGTGACCGTCGTCGCCTCATTGATCGCGGCGATCATGATCAGCTGGTGGTTGATTCGGGCCATCATTTTGTCGCCACGCACTGTCAGCCGGTACTTCCGCGCCAACAAGCGTGACCGCGGCTATCAGGCGCTGTCGACGGGCTTGCTGGCGGCAGGCGCAGGTGACGCCGCCATGGCGCGCAAGATGAACAAGCGCACCAAGGGTCTGTTGAAGGCCGATCAGGAGCCGCTGATTCATCTGCTCGACGTACAGGCCGCCCTGATCGAGGGCCGTCACGAGGAAGCCCGCAAGCTGTTTGAAGCCATGGCCGAAGATCCGGAAACCAAGTTGCTTGGGTTGCGCGGACTTTATCTCGAAGCCAAGCGCCAGGGCGCAGACGAGGCGGCGCAGCATTATGCTGAAACCGCCGCTGAGCAGGCGCCGCAATTGCCATGGGCTGGCTCGGCTGCCCTGGCCTACCGGACGCGCGAAGGAAAATGGGACGAAGCGCTTCGGCTTCTCGAACGCCAGCGTCACGCCGGCACCGTTGAGGCGTCGGACGCCGACCGGACCAAGGCTGTGCTGCTGACAGCCCGTGGCCGCGAAAATGTCGACAGCGATCCGGCTTCAGCGCGCGACGATGCGCTGACGGCGCTCAAACTGGCGCCGGCCTTCCCACCAGCGGCGGTTGTTGCAACCAAGGCGCTGCTGCGTCAGGACAATTTGCGCAAGGCTGCAAAGATCCTCGAAGCGGCGTGGAAAGCTGATCCGCACCCCGAGATTGCCGAGGCCTATGTTCGTGCACGCATGGGCGACACATCGGCTGACCGGCTCAAGCGGGCCGAACGGCTGGAGAAGTTGCGGCCGATGAATCCGCTGTCTTTCGAAGTTGTCGCCCGTGCTGCGCTGGAAGATCACCGGTTTGATCTGGCGCGCGACAAGGCCCAGGCGGCAGCGCGTTTGCAGCCGAGCGAGGGTGTCTATCTGCTGCTCGCTGATATTGAAGAGGCTGAAACCGGCGATCAGGGTCGCGTCCGGCACTGGCTGAGCCAGGCGGTGCGCGCGCCGCGTGATCCGGCCTGGACAGCTGACGGTTATGTGTCTGAAAGCTGGGAGCCGGTTTCGCCGGTCACCGGCAAGCTCGACGCCTTTGAGTGGAAGGTTCCGGTCGAGCAACTCGCAGGCCCGAGTCTTGAGAACGAACCGCAGGGGCAGACCTTTGAGCGGGCAATGGCAAGCCTGCCGCCGGTTCGCGGTCCGGGCGAGTTCGCCAGTGTACCAACCGCCGTTGCAATGTCGTCTGTCAAACCTGCTGCAGCCGAGCCCAAGGCGGAGGCACCGGTGGTGATGGCAAAAGCCGACGAAGCAGCAGCGATCAAGCCGTCGCCGGTCATCGAGCCCGATGCTGAGCCGGATTCACAACCACAGACAACGCCCTTGGTTGCCGCCAATGGATCTGATGGCAAGGAAGACGAGCCGGACCAGCGTGATGAGGACAATGCCGTCAAAACCGCTTTGCCGGCTGCTGATGCTTCACCTGCTCCAGCGCCGGCAGATGCTGCGGCAGAGACTGATGCCCCGGTTGCTCCGACGGATCCTGAAGAAGATGCGCGGGCCAAGGAAGCGGCCTTCCTGACCCATCGTCCTGATGATCCAGGAATTGACGTCAATGCCGAACCGGAAAAATCCGGCCGTTTCCGGTTGTTCTGA
- a CDS encoding TerB family tellurite resistance protein, which produces MLEQLRTFLNGLRVDGPETPDASNPDVAAVALFFHVIGADGVVDKVESEKLKSLIIQEYGVSGAEMRKLIEAGEQADREAVDLFAFTSVLNRALDAESKVHFIELLWHLAYADGHRHELEDHVVWRIADLMGVSSRERVLARQRALAAAGVADGDAAGDAD; this is translated from the coding sequence ATGCTTGAGCAACTGCGCACATTTTTGAACGGATTACGGGTCGACGGACCAGAAACGCCCGACGCAAGCAACCCCGATGTGGCAGCCGTCGCCCTGTTTTTCCATGTCATCGGTGCCGACGGCGTGGTTGACAAGGTTGAGTCCGAGAAACTCAAATCGCTGATCATCCAGGAATATGGCGTCAGCGGCGCCGAGATGCGCAAGCTGATTGAGGCGGGCGAACAGGCGGACCGGGAAGCAGTCGATCTGTTTGCGTTTACCAGCGTCCTCAACCGCGCGCTGGATGCGGAGTCGAAAGTCCACTTCATCGAGTTGCTCTGGCATCTCGCCTATGCCGATGGCCATCGGCATGAACTGGAAGACCATGTGGTGTGGCGGATTGCCGACCTTATGGGCGTATCAAGCCGGGAGCGGGTGCTGGCACGGCAACGGGCGCTCGCTGCTGCGGGTGTTGCAGACGGTGACGCCGCGGGTGACGCGGACTGA
- a CDS encoding MFS transporter, translating to MQSPVQTEDRFAAFRHRAFALYFAARFLSSFGLQIISVSVGWQIYDLTRDPFDLGLVGLIQFLPALVLLLFTGAAADRYGRRTIMLISEITIGFCAAAFVYFAWRGLTSPMPIFAVLLVIGISRAFFAPASQSLAPNLVPAHDLPNAIAWNSTSWQTATIVGPVVGGLLYGLGAVVPYMTAFVLLVLAITAIALVPPPLQRSRGQAQSWQTLVAGFSYVRKQKIVLGAISLDMFAVLLGGAIALMPVFARDVLELGPWGLGFLRASPGIGAIGMAIYLASKPVRKHAGRAMFISVGVFGAATVVFGLSKSLPLTMVALIVMGASDMVSVYVRQSLVQLWTPDELRGRVSAVNMVFIGASNELGEFRAGIMASLIGPVAAVVIGGAGTLAVALAWSFGFPQLRQIQSLDKDAEESRASLKAELDRQDKSGSGPA from the coding sequence ATGCAATCCCCTGTTCAGACGGAAGATCGTTTCGCCGCTTTTCGGCATCGCGCTTTTGCTTTGTATTTCGCCGCGCGTTTTCTGTCGTCCTTCGGCCTCCAGATCATCAGCGTGTCGGTCGGGTGGCAGATCTATGATCTGACCCGCGACCCCTTTGACCTCGGCCTTGTGGGATTGATCCAGTTCCTGCCGGCGCTGGTGTTACTGCTTTTTACCGGCGCTGCGGCCGACCGCTACGGCCGCCGCACCATCATGTTGATCAGCGAAATCACCATCGGGTTTTGCGCCGCCGCCTTCGTCTATTTCGCCTGGCGCGGCCTAACCTCACCCATGCCGATCTTTGCCGTGCTGCTGGTCATCGGCATTTCGCGCGCGTTTTTCGCTCCGGCCTCGCAATCGCTGGCGCCAAATCTGGTGCCGGCGCACGATCTTCCCAATGCGATTGCCTGGAATTCTACCTCCTGGCAGACCGCAACCATTGTCGGCCCTGTCGTGGGTGGTTTGCTCTACGGGCTTGGGGCCGTGGTTCCCTACATGACAGCCTTCGTTCTTCTCGTGCTCGCCATCACGGCCATCGCGCTGGTACCACCGCCGCTGCAACGATCGCGCGGCCAGGCCCAGAGCTGGCAGACACTGGTGGCCGGGTTCAGCTATGTGCGCAAACAGAAGATCGTGCTCGGCGCCATCTCGCTGGACATGTTCGCCGTGCTGCTAGGCGGGGCGATCGCGCTGATGCCGGTATTTGCCCGCGACGTGCTTGAACTCGGACCCTGGGGGCTCGGTTTTCTGCGCGCCAGCCCCGGCATTGGCGCCATCGGCATGGCCATCTATCTGGCCTCAAAGCCAGTCCGCAAACATGCCGGCCGGGCGATGTTCATCTCGGTCGGCGTTTTCGGCGCCGCGACCGTTGTCTTCGGCCTGTCAAAATCACTGCCGCTGACCATGGTGGCCCTGATCGTCATGGGCGCGTCCGACATGGTTTCAGTCTATGTTCGCCAGAGTCTGGTACAATTGTGGACTCCCGATGAACTGCGCGGCCGGGTCAGCGCGGTCAACATGGTCTTCATCGGCGCATCCAACGAACTCGGCGAATTTCGCGCCGGAATCATGGCTTCGCTTATCGGCCCGGTCGCAGCTGTGGTCATCGGTGGGGCCGGCACACTCGCCGTGGCGCTGGCCTGGAGTTTCGGTTTCCCGCAACTGCGCCAGATCCAGTCGCTCGACAAGGATGCGGAGGAAAGCCGGGCTTCGCTGAAAGCCGAACTCGATCGGCAGGACAAGTCCGGTTCCGGACCGGCCTGA
- a CDS encoding YggT family protein: MIAVFQTIDMVLGLYTWIIIGSAIFSWLYAFNVVNSNNRFVGMIGEFLYKATEPALKPIRRIMPDLGGLDISPIVLLIAIFFVRTFMATSIAPMFF, translated from the coding sequence ATGATTGCAGTCTTTCAAACCATCGACATGGTGCTGGGTCTTTACACCTGGATCATTATCGGCAGCGCCATCTTCTCCTGGCTCTACGCCTTCAACGTGGTCAATTCGAACAATCGTTTCGTCGGAATGATCGGCGAATTTCTCTACAAGGCGACTGAACCGGCGCTCAAGCCAATCCGCCGTATCATGCCGGATCTGGGCGGGCTCGACATTTCGCCGATCGTACTTTTGATCGCGATCTTCTTCGTGCGCACCTTCATGGCGACTTCGATCGCGCCGATGTTCTTCTGA
- a CDS encoding DUF167 family protein: MSCWFKTGDGAVDLAVRLTPSASVDGIDGLVEDAAGVVRLKARVRAVPENGKANRAIEKLIAKRLKIAKSKVRVISGDTSRNKTLRIDGDPDDLVAALKSLV, translated from the coding sequence CTGAGCTGCTGGTTCAAGACAGGGGACGGCGCTGTCGATCTTGCCGTCCGATTGACCCCGTCGGCCTCGGTCGACGGGATTGATGGACTGGTTGAGGATGCTGCCGGCGTGGTCCGGCTCAAGGCGCGGGTTCGCGCCGTGCCCGAAAACGGCAAGGCCAACCGGGCGATCGAGAAACTCATCGCCAAGCGGCTCAAAATTGCAAAATCCAAAGTCCGGGTCATCTCAGGTGATACCAGCCGCAACAAGACCCTCCGCATCGATGGCGATCCGGATGATCTTGTTGCAGCGCTTAAAAGCTTGGTCTGA
- the ppa gene encoding inorganic diphosphatase yields MRLEAISIGENPPHDVNVIIEVPVGGQPIKYEMDKDAGMLVVDRFLYTPMTYPGNYGFVPHTLSDDGDPIDVLVCNTRPLIPGCLINVRPIGVLIMEDNAGQDEKIIAVPSAHLTQRYSKVIDYGDMPEITLQQIEHFFEHYKDLEPGKWVKIGGWRDAETARKLIVESIERAKSKG; encoded by the coding sequence ATGCGCCTAGAGGCCATCAGCATCGGCGAGAACCCGCCACACGACGTCAATGTGATCATCGAGGTGCCGGTCGGCGGCCAGCCGATCAAGTACGAGATGGACAAGGACGCCGGCATGCTGGTGGTTGACCGGTTCCTCTACACACCGATGACCTATCCGGGCAATTACGGCTTTGTGCCGCATACGCTGTCCGATGATGGCGACCCGATCGATGTGCTGGTGTGCAACACTCGACCGTTGATCCCCGGCTGCCTGATCAATGTGCGGCCAATCGGCGTGCTGATCATGGAAGACAATGCCGGTCAGGACGAGAAGATCATCGCCGTGCCGTCAGCCCATCTGACCCAGCGATACTCCAAGGTGATCGATTACGGCGACATGCCGGAAATCACGCTTCAGCAGATCGAGCATTTTTTCGAGCACTACAAGGATCTTGAGCCGGGCAAATGGGTCAAGATCGGCGGCTGGCGCGATGCCGAAACCGCACGCAAGCTCATCGTTGAATCGATCGAGCGGGCCAAGTCCAAGGGCTGA
- a CDS encoding GNAT family N-acetyltransferase: MSTLTIDIRHAEPQDAEAIAGTHRAAWSHAYTGILPYKALRHMLERRNVGWWRRAIRGSTSILVLDVGGTVAGYATLGLNRARSLPQEGEIYELYLKPEFQGVGLGKRLFTEARQLLESLGCKGAVVWCLEENHSSVDFYRFQGGRDVAEGHETFDGKTLKKLAFVWA; this comes from the coding sequence ATGAGCACGTTAACAATCGACATACGGCATGCTGAACCGCAGGATGCTGAAGCCATTGCAGGCACCCATCGCGCGGCTTGGAGCCATGCCTATACCGGGATTTTGCCCTACAAGGCGCTTCGGCACATGCTCGAGCGCCGCAATGTCGGCTGGTGGCGGCGCGCCATCCGTGGCTCGACATCCATTCTGGTGCTTGATGTCGGCGGTACGGTGGCCGGTTACGCAACGCTGGGCCTCAACAGAGCCCGCTCGCTGCCGCAAGAAGGCGAAATCTACGAACTTTATCTCAAGCCGGAATTCCAGGGCGTCGGACTGGGCAAGCGCCTGTTCACCGAGGCCCGGCAGCTGCTCGAATCGCTCGGTTGCAAGGGCGCAGTGGTCTGGTGTCTTGAGGAAAATCACTCGTCCGTCGATTTCTACCGGTTCCAGGGTGGCCGCGATGTTGCCGAAGGACACGAGACCTTTGACGGCAAGACGCTCAAGAAACTCGCCTTCGTCTGGGCCTAG
- a CDS encoding CatA-like O-acetyltransferase produces the protein MTDAREIDLATWSRAGQFQLFRTYDRPHFATTARVDVTALMTLGKPRGVSPYRAFMHAIGSGVHAVPALKMRFEGDRVLEYDTISLSATVPRPGDTFGYAYLPYFADWTRFDESCKAIIEETAKGVDLGANTGERFDLAYLSCLPWLDFTALDNALPGPLDCIPRFSWGKFVEASDGRWSCAVAVQVHHALVDGLQVGQFFEAARTNLNRFADPA, from the coding sequence ATGACTGACGCGCGCGAAATTGACCTTGCGACCTGGTCACGGGCCGGACAGTTTCAGCTGTTCCGGACCTATGACCGGCCGCATTTCGCCACCACCGCGCGTGTCGACGTCACCGCATTGATGACCCTGGGCAAACCCCGGGGCGTCTCACCCTATCGCGCCTTCATGCATGCCATTGGCTCCGGCGTTCACGCCGTGCCGGCGCTAAAGATGCGATTTGAGGGCGATCGGGTTCTGGAATACGACACGATCTCGCTGTCAGCCACTGTTCCCCGGCCCGGCGATACCTTTGGCTATGCCTATCTGCCTTATTTCGCGGACTGGACAAGGTTTGATGAGAGCTGCAAGGCGATCATCGAAGAGACCGCCAAGGGCGTTGATCTCGGCGCCAACACCGGTGAACGGTTTGATCTGGCCTATCTCTCCTGCCTGCCCTGGCTGGATTTCACGGCCCTCGACAACGCCTTGCCCGGACCGCTTGATTGCATTCCGCGCTTCTCGTGGGGCAAGTTCGTTGAAGCGTCCGATGGCCGCTGGAGCTGTGCGGTCGCCGTGCAGGTGCACCATGCACTGGTTGACGGATTGCAGGTCGGCCAGTTCTTTGAAGCGGCCCGGACCAACCTCAACCGATTTGCCGACCCCGCCTGA
- the typA gene encoding translational GTPase TypA translates to MSLRNIAIIAHVDHGKTTLVDEMLKQSGVYRENERVQERAMDSGDIEKERGITILAKATSVDWKGNRINIVDTPGHADFGGEVERILSMVDSAIVLVDAAEGPMPQTKFVVGKALKVGLRPIVAINKIDRPDARVDEVINEVFDLFAALDATDEQLDFPIMYGSGRNGWMSTGPDRPEDGGTLAPLFDLVLEHVPEPKVEEGAFRMIGTILEANPFLGRIITGRIHSGTVKANQQVKVLHGDGSLVETGRVSKILSFRGLERVALEEAHAGDIVAIAGLSKGTVADTFCDPSVTEPLHAQPIDPPTVTMSFMVNDSPLAGTEGTKVTSRVIRDRLFREAEGNVALKIEESSAKDSFYVSGRGELQLAVLIETMRREGFELAVSRPRVVMHNDENGQLMEPIEEVVIDVDEEHSGIVVQKMAERKAEMTELRPSGGNRQRLVFHAPTRGLIGYQSELLTDTRGTAVMNRLFHEYQAYKGDIAGRTNGVLLSNMSGEAVAYAMFNLESRGPMIIEPGDKVYMGMIIGIHTRDNDLEVNVLKAKQLNNIRAAGKDEAIKLTTPIRMTLDRSLSWIQDDELMEVTPKSIRLRKRYLDATDRKRFGKTGANAA, encoded by the coding sequence ATGTCCCTGCGCAATATTGCGATTATCGCCCACGTTGACCATGGCAAAACCACGCTCGTCGACGAAATGCTCAAGCAGTCCGGTGTCTACCGCGAAAACGAACGCGTTCAGGAACGCGCGATGGATTCGGGCGACATCGAAAAAGAGCGGGGCATCACCATTCTCGCCAAGGCCACTTCGGTGGATTGGAAGGGTAACCGCATCAACATCGTCGACACCCCTGGCCACGCCGACTTCGGCGGCGAGGTGGAGCGCATTCTGTCGATGGTCGATAGCGCCATCGTGCTGGTTGATGCAGCTGAAGGCCCGATGCCACAGACCAAGTTCGTGGTCGGCAAGGCGCTGAAGGTCGGACTTCGTCCGATCGTCGCCATCAACAAGATCGACCGCCCCGACGCCCGCGTCGATGAAGTCATCAACGAAGTCTTCGACCTCTTCGCAGCGCTTGACGCCACCGACGAGCAGCTCGACTTCCCGATCATGTATGGTTCGGGCCGCAATGGCTGGATGTCGACCGGACCGGATCGTCCGGAAGATGGCGGCACGCTTGCACCATTGTTCGACCTGGTTCTCGAGCATGTGCCTGAGCCCAAGGTCGAAGAAGGCGCGTTCCGGATGATCGGAACCATTCTGGAAGCCAATCCGTTCCTCGGACGCATCATCACCGGCCGCATTCATTCCGGAACCGTCAAGGCCAACCAGCAGGTCAAGGTTCTGCATGGCGACGGAAGCCTGGTGGAAACCGGACGCGTTTCCAAGATTCTTTCCTTCCGCGGCCTTGAGCGCGTGGCGCTCGAAGAAGCTCATGCAGGCGACATTGTTGCCATCGCCGGTCTGTCCAAGGGCACCGTCGCCGATACATTCTGCGACCCTTCGGTCACCGAACCGCTTCACGCCCAGCCGATCGATCCGCCGACAGTGACCATGAGCTTCATGGTCAATGATTCGCCGCTGGCCGGCACCGAAGGCACCAAGGTGACAAGCCGCGTCATTCGCGATCGCTTGTTCCGCGAAGCCGAAGGCAATGTCGCCCTGAAGATCGAAGAATCAAGCGCCAAGGATTCGTTCTACGTCTCCGGCCGTGGCGAATTGCAGCTGGCCGTGCTGATCGAGACCATGCGCCGCGAAGGTTTCGAACTGGCCGTGTCGCGTCCGCGCGTCGTCATGCACAATGATGAAAACGGCCAGTTGATGGAGCCGATCGAAGAGGTCGTCATCGACGTCGACGAAGAGCATTCCGGAATCGTCGTGCAGAAGATGGCCGAGCGCAAGGCAGAGATGACCGAACTGCGCCCCTCGGGCGGCAATCGTCAGCGCCTGGTGTTCCACGCGCCGACACGCGGCCTGATCGGCTACCAGTCGGAACTGCTGACCGATACGCGCGGCACTGCGGTGATGAACCGTCTGTTCCATGAGTATCAGGCTTACAAGGGTGATATTGCCGGCCGTACCAATGGTGTGTTGCTGTCCAACATGTCCGGTGAAGCCGTCGCCTACGCGATGTTCAACCTGGAAAGCCGTGGCCCGATGATCATCGAGCCGGGCGACAAGGTCTATATGGGCATGATCATCGGCATTCATACCCGCGACAACGATCTTGAAGTCAACGTGCTCAAGGCCAAGCAGCTCAACAACATCCGCGCCGCCGGCAAGGATGAGGCGATCAAGCTGACAACGCCGATCCGCATGACGCTTGACCGTTCGCTGTCCTGGATTCAGGACGATGAGCTGATGGAAGTCACGCCGAAATCGATCCGTCTGCGCAAGCGTTACCTCGACGCAACTGACCGCAAGCGGTTTGGTAAAACCGGCGCCAACGCCGCCTGA